Proteins encoded together in one Rubripirellula reticaptiva window:
- a CDS encoding mannose-1-phosphate guanylyltransferase, whose amino-acid sequence MLHAVIMAGGSGTRFWPASRKLVPKQLLALSGQRTMIQSTVDRLGDLIPPDRQMIVTNKILAEAVREQLPELPAANVVGEPCKRDTAPCVGLAAAIIKRIDADGTMVVMPSDHVIASPEKFQAALAAAEKLIDEDPTRIVTFGITPTYPAESFGYIQRADEIPADGVSAFRVEKFREKPDRATAESYVDAGTFYWNSGIFLWRASTILDALAKNVPEMSKHLHAIAGAMGTPEFDAVLEREFTAIKGTSIDYAVMESYDNVVMIEAPFPWDDVGSWQALSRLNDPDENGNTVVGSHIGIDTKGSIIMAQEGHTVVTIDVEDLIVVQTADATLVAPKHAEERVREAVKALEERGMTDKL is encoded by the coding sequence ATGTTGCACGCTGTCATCATGGCCGGAGGAAGCGGGACTCGGTTTTGGCCCGCCAGTCGGAAACTGGTTCCTAAGCAATTGCTGGCCCTGTCTGGCCAGCGGACAATGATTCAATCGACCGTCGATCGGCTGGGCGATTTGATTCCTCCTGATCGTCAAATGATCGTCACCAATAAAATCTTGGCCGAGGCGGTTCGCGAGCAGTTGCCGGAATTGCCTGCGGCAAACGTGGTCGGCGAACCGTGCAAGCGTGACACGGCACCCTGTGTGGGGTTGGCCGCTGCAATCATCAAGCGAATCGATGCAGATGGGACGATGGTCGTGATGCCGTCTGACCACGTGATCGCCTCACCCGAGAAGTTTCAGGCGGCCTTGGCGGCGGCAGAAAAACTGATCGATGAAGATCCGACTCGGATCGTGACGTTTGGAATCACGCCAACCTACCCAGCCGAGTCATTTGGATACATCCAGCGGGCTGATGAAATTCCAGCCGATGGTGTCTCGGCATTCCGTGTTGAGAAGTTTCGCGAGAAGCCTGACCGAGCGACTGCGGAATCGTACGTCGATGCCGGTACGTTCTATTGGAACAGTGGCATCTTCTTGTGGCGTGCGTCCACGATCTTGGATGCGCTTGCGAAAAATGTTCCGGAAATGAGCAAGCACCTGCACGCGATTGCCGGTGCGATGGGGACGCCCGAATTTGATGCTGTTTTGGAACGCGAGTTCACGGCGATCAAGGGAACGTCAATCGATTACGCGGTGATGGAATCATATGACAATGTCGTCATGATCGAGGCGCCGTTTCCTTGGGATGATGTCGGCAGTTGGCAGGCATTGTCGCGGTTGAATGACCCCGACGAAAACGGCAACACGGTTGTCGGTTCTCACATTGGGATCGATACCAAGGGGTCGATCATCATGGCTCAAGAAGGCCATACGGTGGTCACAATCGACGTTGAAGACTTGATCGTTGTACAAACCGCCGATGCCACGTTGGTGGCGCCCAAGCATGCCGAAGAACGAGTTCGCGAGGCCGTCAAGGCGCTCGAGGAGCGAGGGATGACGGATAAGTTGTAA
- a CDS encoding DUF2141 domain-containing protein: MTEQPAFDSEPKEPNAPPSIWQENHGNLLLGFAAIVAIVGALILLYSQNRFIPVRFPDGDAIIDPESDVNGAEESEGIYIDISGAANETGVMRVALYETQESFNNIERAFLRSTAMISEGNARVLVPFELVPERFAVAAFHDENENGLLDLNRFDVPVERYGFSLTAKGLAGPPSYQDAVVERPKVGKSIRVSIR; the protein is encoded by the coding sequence TTGACGGAACAACCCGCGTTTGATTCGGAACCTAAAGAGCCCAATGCGCCGCCGAGCATCTGGCAGGAAAACCACGGCAACCTGCTGCTTGGATTTGCAGCCATCGTTGCAATTGTGGGTGCCTTGATCTTGCTTTACAGCCAGAATCGATTCATTCCTGTTCGGTTTCCAGACGGTGACGCGATTATCGATCCTGAATCGGATGTAAACGGTGCGGAAGAGTCCGAAGGAATCTACATCGACATCTCCGGGGCCGCTAACGAGACCGGGGTGATGCGCGTCGCTCTGTACGAAACTCAAGAGTCGTTCAACAATATCGAACGAGCTTTCTTGCGCTCGACCGCAATGATTAGCGAAGGCAACGCCCGAGTCCTGGTCCCGTTCGAACTGGTGCCCGAACGTTTTGCAGTCGCCGCTTTCCACGACGAGAACGAAAATGGCCTGCTTGACCTGAACCGATTCGATGTTCCTGTCGAACGCTACGGGTTTTCGCTAACCGCCAAAGGATTGGCCGGACCACCAAGTTACCAAGACGCGGTTGTCGAACGCCCCAAAGTTGGCAAGTCGATCCGAGTATCCATTCGCTAA
- a CDS encoding GumC domain-containing protein, whose protein sequence is MNSSPIPWKHVRNVLVLFAPLWVGAIMVFGAIGIVYAFFSSDVYSARQPLVVRDEATTSLDRLGRFASQTDLKAAQETILEMTQNPEVVAAALRQIGPPSGKPDAQWPSTEVIDDVATNVVNLVAPKGSEFGNTEVVYLQVKSNSPERATEFCRAMYDNLTEQLRNVRRVRADSVIEELSHARDHAERNLDDISAKMREIEIEFGADLGDLRNLNDTISGDGTNRRTLEETTREAQVVEVELEKMESLYSVLVAGVEDPQKLLVSGSDLLASQPSLQRLKDGLIDAQLAASQLAGIYTSENPKRQAATATENEIKRRMQQETAAALRAMEPELRLKREQLARLRVRETGLRQRLDHLATIRTDYSKIDAEVKHRTALLGEAERSLAEANATRSAALSTNLIAELGPPQATEKPLGPGGTVLTVGSMMAGLIFGLGAVFLIAPGPTDINGGRRWSDYLGAGRRTSDQIAGVPTAERRRRAESNRAESNRAESNRAEPNRVEPKKEASSE, encoded by the coding sequence ATGAACTCATCACCCATTCCGTGGAAACACGTTCGCAACGTTTTGGTCCTTTTCGCACCGCTCTGGGTTGGCGCGATCATGGTGTTCGGTGCTATCGGCATCGTCTACGCATTCTTTAGCAGCGATGTTTATTCGGCTCGGCAGCCGCTTGTTGTCAGAGACGAAGCAACGACGTCGCTGGACCGTCTTGGGCGATTTGCAAGCCAGACGGATCTAAAGGCAGCTCAAGAAACGATCTTGGAAATGACTCAAAATCCCGAAGTGGTTGCCGCTGCGCTTCGGCAAATTGGTCCTCCGTCGGGCAAGCCTGACGCCCAATGGCCTAGCACCGAGGTGATTGACGATGTCGCCACCAACGTTGTGAATCTGGTGGCCCCGAAGGGATCTGAATTCGGCAATACCGAAGTTGTCTATCTGCAAGTGAAGTCCAACAGTCCCGAGCGAGCGACTGAGTTCTGTCGGGCTATGTATGACAATTTAACGGAACAATTACGAAACGTTCGCCGCGTTCGTGCCGACAGCGTGATCGAAGAACTGAGTCACGCACGCGATCATGCCGAGCGAAATCTGGACGATATCTCTGCGAAGATGCGCGAAATTGAAATCGAGTTTGGTGCTGACCTTGGCGACCTTCGAAACCTAAACGATACGATCAGCGGTGACGGTACCAACCGCCGAACCTTAGAAGAAACGACTCGCGAAGCTCAAGTGGTCGAAGTTGAGCTCGAAAAGATGGAGTCGTTGTATTCGGTGCTGGTCGCCGGTGTTGAGGATCCTCAGAAATTGTTGGTTAGCGGCAGTGACCTGCTTGCTAGCCAGCCTTCGCTACAACGGTTGAAAGACGGTTTGATTGATGCACAGTTGGCCGCCAGCCAATTGGCCGGCATTTACACGTCCGAGAATCCCAAACGCCAAGCAGCGACGGCCACTGAAAACGAAATCAAACGGCGGATGCAGCAAGAGACTGCCGCGGCGCTGCGAGCGATGGAGCCAGAGTTGCGACTCAAACGCGAGCAATTGGCTCGCTTGCGAGTCCGCGAAACCGGTCTAAGGCAACGGCTTGATCACTTGGCAACGATCCGTACGGACTATTCCAAAATTGATGCCGAGGTAAAGCATCGCACGGCACTGCTAGGTGAAGCAGAACGGTCTCTTGCCGAAGCCAACGCGACTCGCAGTGCCGCACTGTCCACTAACTTGATCGCCGAGCTCGGTCCACCCCAAGCGACTGAAAAGCCGCTCGGTCCAGGCGGCACCGTGCTGACGGTCGGATCGATGATGGCAGGATTGATTTTTGGACTTGGTGCAGTGTTTCTGATCGCACCGGGGCCAACGGACATCAACGGCGGACGTCGCTGGAGTGACTATTTGGGAGCCGGACGGCGGACAAGCGATCAAATCGCCGGCGTTCCAACTGCCGAACGCCGCCGCAGGGCAGAGTCAAATCGGGCAGAGTCAAATCGGGCAGAGTCAAATCGCGCAGAGCCAAACCGGGTAGAGCCCAAAAAAGAAGCGTCGTCCGAGTGA
- a CDS encoding DUF481 domain-containing protein yields the protein MNHSEKLFCASALLAACCCLLSAKNAKAETPADSASAATPLWMQGVSTFNGSGYDLPASATSAASSTAGSTSVTSPATAPAASIATTHSVPSTTASTAVGTEATKTSTPAYTVPVDPNGNARLNPYVGAAASMVKPVSAESDILPLPFVSPSDLNQSYMASSPNTPSTSAATPELPPALESFNQEINDATVGEVPPLQNQVVRWYQYPQRWMKGWDSNAEFGIDGSGGNAETLALQTGLELKRKTDQYTFAIDVDYRQASSRDVTTEDNGRFNLDYDRVLGNPMWSAFGKFGLEWDKFKAFDLRVNTNAGLAYNWIRTDDITFITRFGAGASKEIGSPDDSWTPEAVFGFEGERQLTERQKFKAKVDYFPAWDDFTNYRLVADASWEILLDGSDNLSLKLAATDRYDSTPQGAKPNDIYYSLLLLYKF from the coding sequence ATGAATCATTCTGAGAAGTTGTTTTGCGCGAGCGCTCTGTTGGCAGCTTGCTGCTGTCTGCTGTCTGCAAAAAATGCGAAGGCAGAAACGCCCGCGGACTCGGCGAGCGCTGCGACACCGCTTTGGATGCAAGGTGTGTCGACGTTCAATGGTTCAGGCTATGACCTGCCTGCGTCTGCAACGTCTGCGGCGTCATCGACCGCTGGATCAACTTCTGTGACTTCGCCAGCAACCGCACCCGCTGCGTCAATTGCGACCACTCATTCGGTACCCAGCACAACGGCCAGTACCGCAGTCGGTACCGAGGCAACAAAAACGAGTACGCCGGCGTACACAGTACCCGTTGATCCCAACGGCAATGCCCGGCTGAATCCCTACGTTGGCGCTGCGGCATCAATGGTCAAGCCTGTGTCGGCAGAGAGCGATATTTTGCCGCTGCCGTTTGTCAGCCCGAGTGATTTGAACCAAAGCTATATGGCGTCTTCACCGAACACGCCTTCCACTTCGGCCGCGACTCCTGAGTTGCCACCCGCGTTGGAATCGTTCAATCAAGAGATCAATGATGCAACGGTTGGCGAAGTGCCTCCGCTGCAAAACCAAGTGGTTCGCTGGTACCAATACCCTCAGCGATGGATGAAGGGCTGGGATTCGAATGCTGAATTCGGCATCGACGGCAGCGGTGGTAACGCCGAAACGCTGGCGCTGCAAACCGGCTTGGAACTGAAGCGAAAAACGGACCAGTATACGTTTGCAATCGATGTCGACTACCGACAAGCCAGCAGCCGCGATGTCACGACCGAAGATAACGGCCGATTCAATCTTGATTACGATCGTGTCCTCGGAAATCCCATGTGGTCGGCTTTCGGTAAGTTCGGTCTCGAATGGGATAAGTTCAAGGCCTTTGATCTGCGCGTCAACACGAACGCTGGTTTGGCGTACAACTGGATCCGAACGGACGACATCACTTTCATCACTCGCTTCGGTGCTGGTGCGTCGAAGGAGATCGGGTCGCCCGATGACAGTTGGACGCCGGAAGCCGTGTTTGGTTTCGAAGGCGAGCGGCAACTTACTGAACGTCAGAAGTTCAAGGCAAAAGTCGATTACTTTCCGGCTTGGGATGACTTCACGAACTACCGCTTGGTGGCGGATGCATCTTGGGAAATTCTGCTCGACGGCAGCGACAACCTGAGCTTGAAACTTGCTGCGACCGATCGATACGACAGCACTCCGCAAGGGGCCAAGCCGAACGACATCTACTACTCGTTGCTGTTGCTGTACAAGTTCTAA
- a CDS encoding PTS sugar transporter subunit IIA: MEDLDVAQLAAYLHLLPDQVNKMAMRGKLPGRKVGGVWRFSEAEIHHWLEEQIGVSDSEELGKVQQVLDRADPEIIDRPIHELCSVDSIEVPLNARTRGSVIRSMCDLAGKTGLMWDAPAMAEAVAAREQMHPTALDCGVALMHPRRPQTSILADSVIALAVCPSAIPFSDRGQLTDIFFLICSYDDTVHLRILAKLSRMISTGNMLENLRAAQSPADAWHVLCDAEAAVDEA, from the coding sequence ATGGAAGATCTGGACGTCGCCCAGCTTGCCGCTTACCTCCACCTGTTGCCCGACCAAGTCAACAAAATGGCGATGCGGGGCAAGTTGCCGGGACGAAAAGTCGGCGGCGTTTGGCGTTTCAGCGAAGCCGAAATTCACCACTGGCTCGAAGAGCAGATTGGCGTCAGCGATTCGGAAGAGCTTGGCAAAGTCCAACAGGTGCTTGACCGTGCCGACCCGGAGATCATCGATCGTCCGATCCACGAATTGTGCAGCGTCGACTCGATCGAAGTGCCACTGAACGCCCGGACGCGTGGTTCTGTCATTCGTTCGATGTGTGACTTGGCCGGTAAAACGGGGCTGATGTGGGATGCTCCGGCGATGGCCGAAGCAGTCGCCGCTCGCGAGCAGATGCATCCGACCGCACTGGACTGCGGCGTGGCACTGATGCACCCTCGCCGGCCGCAAACTTCTATTTTGGCCGATTCGGTGATCGCATTAGCGGTTTGCCCTTCGGCGATTCCGTTCTCGGATCGGGGACAATTGACGGACATCTTCTTTCTGATCTGCTCTTACGACGACACCGTCCATCTTCGTATTCTGGCCAAGTTGAGTCGCATGATTTCGACGGGCAACATGCTCGAGAATCTGCGAGCGGCTCAATCACCGGCCGATGCATGGCATGTGCTTTGTGACGCCGAAGCGGCCGTCGACGAAGCTTGA
- a CDS encoding Gfo/Idh/MocA family oxidoreductase has translation MTTENQNDRSTPKSDASRRSFLKSGTALSAGAATALVGVRPLRGDEPATETHDGPPIRIALVGAGGRGSGAINDSLSINNGVKLVAMADLNESKLAGLRGSLANRHEGKVDVSDDKLHGGIDGYKRVLDDDEVDVVLFATPPGFRPQYVRDAVDAGKHVFAEKPTCVDPAGYKICLAAHETAIANGTSIVTGTQYRRQTNYVEAIKLIHEGAIGDIISASARYCSNGIWNKVRRPEMSDTEFQVFNWMHYIWLSGDQIVEQAVHNIDAINWIMGGPPESAFGSGGRFTRPEGSEMWDSISIDYQYPGERMVSFKCRQIPGAASETSNIIYGTKGKASIYGSNSGAEIVDNEGNEIFKMKGDIGAAYQQEHKDLIDSVRANKPIVELKETAISSLTAVLGRVAAYTGQDVTWDFITNKSTLSLFPEDFDINGPRPESTFAIPGQTKLV, from the coding sequence ATGACCACTGAAAACCAAAACGATCGTTCGACGCCTAAAAGCGATGCCTCCCGACGCAGCTTCCTAAAATCCGGCACCGCTTTATCGGCCGGTGCCGCAACGGCTTTGGTAGGCGTACGACCTCTGCGAGGCGACGAGCCCGCTACCGAAACTCACGATGGTCCGCCGATCCGAATTGCGTTGGTTGGCGCGGGCGGACGGGGCAGTGGCGCGATTAACGATTCGCTGTCCATCAACAACGGCGTCAAGCTTGTTGCGATGGCCGATCTGAACGAATCGAAACTCGCCGGCCTGCGAGGCTCGCTTGCCAACCGTCACGAAGGCAAAGTCGACGTCTCGGACGACAAACTACACGGTGGCATCGATGGCTACAAACGAGTTCTCGACGATGACGAAGTCGATGTTGTCTTGTTCGCAACGCCCCCCGGCTTTCGCCCCCAATACGTTCGCGACGCGGTCGATGCAGGCAAGCATGTGTTTGCCGAAAAACCAACCTGTGTCGACCCAGCCGGCTATAAAATTTGCTTGGCTGCTCATGAAACAGCCATCGCCAACGGTACTTCGATCGTCACCGGAACTCAGTACCGTCGGCAAACCAATTATGTTGAAGCGATCAAGCTGATCCACGAAGGCGCGATTGGCGACATCATTTCGGCATCGGCTCGCTACTGCAGCAATGGGATTTGGAACAAAGTTCGTCGCCCCGAAATGAGCGACACCGAATTTCAAGTCTTCAACTGGATGCACTACATCTGGCTGTCCGGCGACCAAATCGTTGAACAAGCTGTCCACAACATTGACGCGATCAACTGGATCATGGGCGGACCACCGGAATCGGCGTTCGGCAGCGGCGGCCGATTCACTCGCCCCGAAGGCAGCGAGATGTGGGACAGCATCTCCATTGACTATCAGTACCCAGGCGAGCGCATGGTGTCGTTCAAGTGCCGACAGATCCCCGGTGCGGCAAGCGAAACGTCCAATATCATCTACGGTACCAAGGGCAAGGCGTCGATCTACGGCAGCAATTCTGGAGCCGAGATCGTCGACAACGAGGGCAACGAAATCTTCAAGATGAAGGGTGATATCGGTGCCGCCTACCAGCAGGAACACAAGGACCTGATCGACTCGGTTCGGGCGAATAAGCCAATCGTCGAACTGAAAGAAACAGCAATCAGTTCGCTAACAGCAGTGCTAGGCCGAGTCGCCGCCTACACCGGCCAAGACGTGACGTGGGACTTCATCACGAACAAGTCGACTTTGTCGCTGTTCCCCGAGGACTTCGATATCAACGGCCCACGCCCCGAATCAACGTTCGCCATTCCGGGCCAAACCAAGCTCGTCTAG
- a CDS encoding RNA polymerase sigma factor: MTKNACQWPPGTIDEIVDRYQRPLIAYAARMMSGDWQGAQDAVQETFLRLCRETPDHVQNRLAAWLFSVCRSRVIDMQRTSHATPVDASRIPMPDPSPGPESEAIDAEDRVQLDVLMDRLTPRQQEVMRLRMTAGLSYREIAEVTGLTVSNVGFHLHEAIRSLRTAI; the protein is encoded by the coding sequence ATGACCAAAAACGCTTGCCAGTGGCCACCGGGCACGATCGATGAAATCGTTGATCGATACCAGCGACCATTGATCGCGTATGCGGCTCGGATGATGAGCGGTGATTGGCAGGGGGCCCAGGACGCAGTTCAGGAAACGTTCCTAAGGCTGTGTCGCGAAACGCCCGACCACGTGCAAAATCGCCTCGCAGCTTGGCTCTTCTCTGTCTGCCGAAGCCGAGTGATTGACATGCAACGAACCTCTCATGCGACGCCCGTCGATGCGTCGCGGATCCCTATGCCTGATCCAAGCCCTGGGCCCGAATCGGAGGCCATCGACGCTGAAGACCGCGTCCAACTGGACGTCTTGATGGACCGTTTGACGCCGCGGCAACAAGAAGTCATGCGGCTGCGAATGACCGCCGGACTGAGTTACCGCGAGATCGCTGAAGTCACTGGTCTGACCGTCAGCAACGTCGGATTCCATCTGCACGAAGCCATCCGAAGCTTGCGCACGGCCATCTAG
- a CDS encoding YfbK domain-containing protein: protein MKTPSPWDDPRITAYVMGELSGDQRVAFEKELTTNSELSDAVDEARSVTDKLTGLFATESTPTLSAERRQEIASGATDSVPTISKQTSWKVPMLLLATAAVVALMIGIAPMIQNQPTTVSQVERDSPIHVADTEAVEFEELVADAPVSAVSVPSMTAAPEAAGKPISSERLDKRLSISAYTKKEQSSAGGAMGGGNVELDYGNIAGDAITADQAMTSGMALAYQGPSPTSADHPFEDGVEAKGNPPTPASPNRRSRRSGMGMDGFAMDTGMSGGTDNVEMNIKMGDMDMGGMDEKMMRTEGMETGMMDMDMDMDMGMDMDMPAPTPNAVGNQTTPHFAGSNRSDKSRPNLELNRDRLKKSQLLETAPGIAALPDIRVVPRQESLFGRTSGDKFAAITENEFKRTDEETLSTFSIDVDTASYSKTRDILMRANQWPRPDAVRIEEMVNYFDYNYAPPANDAKHPFAAEVEITSCPWNDQHRLARIGIQGKTMKSDERPRCNLVFLIDTSGSMNSANKLPLVLEGLKMLTKQLDSDDRVAIVVYAGSAGLVLDSTSAKKGKKIAKALTQLSAGGSTNGGAGIQLAYQTARENFVAGGVNRVILCSDGDFNVGTTGTDALVRLVEDEAKSNIFLTVLGFGMGNHNDAMMEQISGRGNGNYAFIDNSQEAHKVLVDQISGTLVTIAKDVKLQVDFNPAKVTAYRLIGYENRILAKEDFNDDKKDAGEIGAGHSVTALYEIVPVGADSDSVRPKVEESKYIAKPEPAAKPTSDSNETLTVRIRYKQPDGDTSTRVDFPIVDQLDSFDEADESTRFAAAVAGFGMQLRHSKHAGDWEMSDVLETAKASKGIDEDGLRTEFIKLVKKASSLK, encoded by the coding sequence ATGAAGACACCATCCCCTTGGGACGATCCTCGCATCACTGCATACGTGATGGGCGAATTGTCCGGCGATCAGCGAGTCGCCTTCGAAAAAGAACTAACGACAAACTCAGAATTGTCGGACGCCGTCGACGAAGCCCGCAGCGTGACCGACAAGCTGACCGGTTTGTTCGCCACCGAGTCGACTCCGACGCTGAGCGCTGAACGACGCCAAGAAATCGCCTCCGGTGCAACCGACAGCGTTCCAACCATTTCCAAGCAGACATCTTGGAAAGTGCCAATGCTCCTACTGGCCACCGCAGCCGTGGTCGCATTGATGATCGGCATCGCGCCAATGATCCAGAATCAACCGACGACGGTTTCGCAAGTCGAGCGAGACTCGCCAATCCACGTCGCCGACACCGAAGCGGTGGAATTCGAAGAACTCGTGGCGGACGCCCCCGTCTCAGCCGTGTCGGTTCCATCGATGACTGCGGCTCCCGAGGCAGCCGGCAAACCGATTTCCAGCGAGCGACTCGACAAACGGCTTTCGATATCGGCCTACACAAAGAAGGAGCAATCGTCGGCTGGTGGCGCCATGGGCGGTGGCAATGTGGAATTGGACTACGGCAATATAGCCGGCGATGCCATCACGGCTGACCAAGCGATGACGAGTGGAATGGCACTCGCTTACCAAGGTCCTTCGCCAACGTCAGCAGACCATCCTTTTGAGGATGGTGTCGAAGCGAAGGGCAATCCACCTACCCCAGCATCACCGAACCGACGCTCGAGACGAAGCGGAATGGGAATGGACGGTTTTGCAATGGATACGGGCATGTCGGGCGGCACGGATAATGTCGAGATGAATATAAAGATGGGCGATATGGATATGGGAGGTATGGATGAAAAGATGATGAGGACAGAGGGAATGGAGACGGGAATGATGGACATGGATATGGATATGGATATGGGCATGGATATGGATATGCCTGCCCCCACCCCCAATGCCGTCGGCAACCAGACGACTCCCCATTTCGCTGGAAGCAACCGATCCGATAAGTCACGACCCAACCTCGAACTGAATCGCGATCGACTGAAAAAATCACAACTTCTCGAAACGGCCCCCGGCATTGCCGCACTGCCGGATATCCGTGTTGTTCCTCGCCAAGAATCGCTGTTCGGACGAACTTCCGGCGACAAGTTCGCCGCCATCACCGAAAACGAATTCAAGCGAACCGACGAAGAAACGCTGAGCACGTTTTCAATCGATGTCGATACGGCTTCGTACAGCAAGACTCGCGATATCTTGATGCGAGCGAACCAGTGGCCGCGCCCCGATGCAGTGCGAATCGAAGAAATGGTCAACTACTTTGACTACAACTACGCGCCACCGGCCAACGATGCCAAGCATCCGTTTGCGGCCGAAGTAGAAATTACATCGTGCCCCTGGAACGACCAACATCGACTCGCTCGAATCGGGATCCAAGGCAAAACGATGAAGTCGGACGAGCGTCCCCGCTGCAACCTGGTGTTCTTGATCGACACGTCGGGATCAATGAACTCTGCGAACAAATTGCCACTGGTGCTTGAAGGTCTGAAAATGTTGACCAAGCAACTTGATTCGGACGACCGAGTCGCGATCGTGGTCTACGCCGGATCCGCTGGCCTGGTGCTCGATTCAACATCTGCCAAGAAAGGTAAGAAAATCGCCAAGGCACTGACACAGCTTTCCGCCGGCGGCAGCACCAACGGTGGGGCAGGTATCCAACTAGCCTACCAAACCGCTCGCGAGAATTTTGTTGCCGGCGGTGTCAACCGAGTGATCCTGTGCAGCGACGGCGATTTCAATGTCGGCACCACGGGCACCGATGCGCTGGTGCGACTGGTCGAAGACGAAGCCAAGAGTAACATTTTCTTGACGGTGCTTGGTTTCGGAATGGGCAACCACAACGATGCAATGATGGAACAGATCAGTGGCCGCGGCAACGGCAACTACGCGTTCATCGACAACTCGCAAGAAGCCCACAAGGTGCTGGTCGATCAAATCAGCGGCACGCTGGTGACGATTGCCAAGGATGTCAAACTGCAAGTTGATTTCAATCCCGCCAAAGTCACGGCGTATCGATTGATTGGCTACGAAAATCGAATCTTGGCCAAGGAAGACTTCAACGACGACAAAAAGGACGCCGGCGAGATCGGTGCCGGCCACTCGGTCACCGCACTGTACGAAATCGTGCCAGTCGGTGCCGATTCGGACTCGGTGCGTCCCAAGGTCGAAGAGTCAAAGTACATCGCCAAGCCAGAACCGGCTGCAAAGCCGACCAGCGACAGCAACGAAACGCTGACCGTACGGATTCGATACAAACAGCCCGACGGCGACACCAGCACTCGCGTTGATTTCCCGATCGTGGACCAGCTTGACTCGTTCGACGAAGCGGACGAGTCGACTCGATTTGCCGCCGCCGTGGCGGGATTCGGAATGCAATTGCGGCACAGCAAGCATGCTGGCGACTGGGAGATGTCCGACGTACTGGAGACCGCAAAAGCATCCAAAGGCATCGATGAAGACGGCCTAAGAACTGAGTTCATCAAGCTGGTCAAGAAAGCGTCGTCGCTAAAGTAG
- a CDS encoding acyl-CoA thioesterase, producing MTLNPHNPLNRHQETIRVTYQETDGQRRVHHANYLNYFERGRVEMLRAAGVSYRSFEDAGKMLVVTEMNVRYTAAAEFDDVLTLTVETTEIRKVRIRHRYQIHRGDELIVEGDSTIACVDKTGKPAKLPQAFLEHE from the coding sequence ATGACCTTGAATCCTCATAACCCACTGAACCGTCATCAAGAAACAATTCGAGTCACTTACCAAGAAACCGACGGCCAGCGGCGCGTCCATCATGCCAACTATCTGAACTATTTTGAACGAGGCCGGGTGGAGATGCTGCGTGCGGCTGGGGTCAGTTATCGATCGTTCGAAGACGCGGGCAAGATGCTGGTCGTGACAGAAATGAATGTTCGCTACACCGCAGCAGCCGAGTTCGATGACGTGCTAACGTTAACCGTCGAAACGACCGAGATTCGTAAGGTACGAATCCGGCACCGTTATCAAATTCACCGCGGCGACGAACTGATCGTCGAGGGCGACTCGACGATCGCGTGCGTCGACAAAACGGGAAAGCCTGCGAAGTTACCGCAGGCTTTCTTGGAACATGAATGA
- a CDS encoding acetolactate synthase, whose translation MSNGDDSATAFETIRGRNYPALRQFTIFLENRVGQLLEVVKRFEGTGIRVCALSISDAAECAFVRFLVSDADRGREILERSGLAMIETDLLGVELPEGPQPLLRVCSALLQAELNITQAYPLIVRPNGKPAVAIMVENIEVAMQTLIDKGFTIITEGDLNDDPTRNQ comes from the coding sequence ATGAGTAACGGTGACGATTCAGCAACCGCGTTTGAAACCATTCGCGGACGCAATTACCCGGCCCTTCGCCAGTTCACGATCTTCCTTGAGAACCGTGTCGGGCAGCTATTAGAGGTCGTCAAACGGTTCGAAGGCACCGGCATTCGTGTCTGTGCTCTGTCGATCAGTGACGCAGCGGAATGCGCGTTCGTGCGGTTCTTGGTCAGCGACGCCGATCGCGGCCGTGAAATCCTGGAACGTAGCGGGCTGGCCATGATCGAGACCGATCTGCTTGGCGTCGAATTACCCGAAGGCCCTCAACCATTGCTGCGAGTCTGTTCGGCGCTACTGCAAGCAGAACTGAATATCACGCAGGCCTATCCGTTGATCGTCCGCCCGAACGGCAAGCCCGCCGTTGCCATCATGGTCGAAAACATCGAAGTCGCCATGCAAACGCTGATCGACAAAGGGTTCACGATCATCACCGAAGGCGATTTGAACGACGACCCGACTCGCAACCAGTAA